One part of the Lotus japonicus ecotype B-129 chromosome 2, LjGifu_v1.2 genome encodes these proteins:
- the LOC130737616 gene encoding protein NSP-INTERACTING KINASE 1-like isoform X3: MEMPRGEVALCFVTLFFLFWSSAIAVLSPKGINFEVQALIGIKASLVDPHGVLENWDRDAVDPCSWNMVMCSPENLVISLGIPSQGLSGILSPSIGNLTNLQTVGLQNNNINGPIPSKLGKLSKLQTLDLSDNFFSGEIPPSLGHLRSLQYLDLSFNNLSGPVPRILAKSFSIVGNPLVCATGKEAHCPGMTPMPMSMNLNSTEDAAIQSGRPKTHKMAIAFGSSLGFLCLIVLGFVLVLWRRHKNNQQAFFDVKDRHHEEVYLGNLKRFILRELQIATNNFSNKQILGKGGFGNVYKGVLSDGTFVAVKRLKDGSAIGGEIQFQTEVEMISLAVHRNLLKLYGFCVTPTERLLVYPYMSNGSVDSRLKGELNCKPVLDWRTRKQIALGAARGLLYLHEQCDPKIIHRDVKAANILLDDYCEAVVGDFGLAKLLDHKDSHVTTAVRGTVGHIAPEYLSTGQSSEKTDVFGFGILLLELVTGHRALEFGKVAYQKGAMLDWVKKIHQEKQLELLIDKDLKNNYDRIELEEMVQVALLCTQYLPGHRPKMSEVVRMLEGDGLVDKWEASQNADTTKCKPHELSASNRYSDLTDDSSFLVQAMELSGPR, encoded by the exons ATGGAGATGCCAAGAGGAGAAGTTGCTCTATGTTTTGTGACATTGTTCTTCTTGTTTTGGAGCTCTGCAATTGCTGTGCTCTCTCCTAAGGGTATAAACTTTGAAG TGCAAGCTTTAATTGGCATAAAAGCTTCTCTTGTGGATCCTCATGGTGTTCTAGAGAACTGGGATAGGGATGCAGTTGATCCTTGTAGCTGGAATATGGTCATGTGCTCCCCAGAAAACCTTGTCATTAGTCT GGGCATTCCCAGTCAAGGTTTATCTGGTATTCTATCTCCAAGCATAGGAAACCTCACAAATCTTCAGACTGT AGGGCTACAGAATAACAACATAAATGGCCCAATCCCTTCAAAGTTGGGAAAACTTTCCAAGCTTCAAACTCTTGATCTCTCTGATAATTTCTTCAGTGGGGAAATTCCTCCATCTCTGGGTCATCTGAGAAGCCTCCAGTACTT GGACCTGTCCTTCAACAATCTGAGTGGCCCTGTTCCTAGAATTTTGGCCAAATCATTCAG TATTGTTGGAAATCCCCTTGTCTGTGCTACAGGAAAAGAAGCACACTGCCCTGGGATGACACCCATGCCTATGTCCATGAATTTAAACAGCACTGAGG ATGCTGCTATACAATCTGGCAGACCAAAAACTCACAAAATGGCCATCGCCTTTGGTTCGAGTCTGGGGTTCCTCTGCTTGATAGTTCTTGGTTTTGTACTTGTTCTGTGGAGGAGGCACAAGAATAATCAACAAGCATTCTTTGATGTTAAAG ACCGGCATCATGAAGAAGTCTACCTAGGAAACTTGAAGAGGTTCATATTAAGAGAACTCCAGATTGCCACTAACAACTTCAGCAACAAACAAATCCTGGGAAAGGGTGGTTTTGGAAATGTCTACAAAGGAGTTCTCTCAGATGGAACTTTTGTAGCTGTCAAGAGGCTTAAAGATGGCAGTGCCATTGGGGGAGAGATACAATTTCAGACCGAAGTCGAAATGATCAGCTTGGCAGTGCACCGGAATCTCCTGAAACTGTATGGGTTTTGTGTGACACCAACAGAAAGGCTTCTGGTTTACCCTTACATGTCCAATGGCAGTGTTGATTCTCGTCTCAAGGGTGAGCTAAATT GTAAACCTGTCTTGGACTGGAGGACTAGGAAGCAAATTGCCTTAGGAGCAGCAAGGGGATTGTTATACCTTCATGAGCAGTGTGATCCAAAGATAATCCATAGAGATGTGAAAGCTGCAAATATATTGCTTGATGATTATTGTGAGGCAGTTGTTGGAGATTTTGGGTTGGCAAAGCTTTTAGATCACAAAGATTCACATGTCACAACTGCTGTAAGGGGCACTGTGGGGCACATTGCACCAGAATATCTCTCCACAGGACAGTCTTCTGAAAAGACTGATGTCTTCGGATTTGGCATTTTGCTTCTTGAATTGGTCACTGGCCACAGAGCTCTAGAATTTGGGAAGGTAGCATACCAAAAAGGAGCCATGCTTGATTGG GTAAAGAAAATTCATCAGGAGAAGCAACTTGAGTTGCTTATTGACAAGGATCTGAAGAACAACTATGACAGGATTGAGCTGGAGGAAATGGTTCAAGTGGCACTCTTGTGCACACAATATCTTCCAGGGCACAGACCCAAAATGTCTGAAGTTGTACGCATGCTTGAAGGTGATGGGCTAGTAGATAAATGGGAAGCATCACAAAATGCTGACACAACTAAGTGCAAACCACATGAGCTCTCTGCATCAAATAGATATTCTGATCTTACTGATGACTCTTCATTTTTAGTCCAGGCCATGGAGCTCTCAGGTCCAAGGTGA
- the LOC130737616 gene encoding protein NSP-INTERACTING KINASE 1-like isoform X1: MEMPRGEVALCFVTLFFLFWSSAIAVLSPKGINFEVQALIGIKASLVDPHGVLENWDRDAVDPCSWNMVMCSPENLVISLGIPSQGLSGILSPSIGNLTNLQTVGLQNNNINGPIPSKLGKLSKLQTLDLSDNFFSGEIPPSLGHLRSLQYLRLNNNSFTGECPESLANMTELAFLDLSFNNLSGPVPRILAKSFSIVGNPLVCATGKEAHCPGMTPMPMSMNLNSTEDAAIQSGRPKTHKMAIAFGSSLGFLCLIVLGFVLVLWRRHKNNQQAFFDVKDRHHEEVYLGNLKRFILRELQIATNNFSNKQILGKGGFGNVYKGVLSDGTFVAVKRLKDGSAIGGEIQFQTEVEMISLAVHRNLLKLYGFCVTPTERLLVYPYMSNGSVDSRLKGELNCKPVLDWRTRKQIALGAARGLLYLHEQCDPKIIHRDVKAANILLDDYCEAVVGDFGLAKLLDHKDSHVTTAVRGTVGHIAPEYLSTGQSSEKTDVFGFGILLLELVTGHRALEFGKVAYQKGAMLDWVKKIHQEKQLELLIDKDLKNNYDRIELEEMVQVALLCTQYLPGHRPKMSEVVRMLEGDGLVDKWEASQNADTTKCKPHELSASNRYSDLTDDSSFLVQAMELSGPR; encoded by the exons ATGGAGATGCCAAGAGGAGAAGTTGCTCTATGTTTTGTGACATTGTTCTTCTTGTTTTGGAGCTCTGCAATTGCTGTGCTCTCTCCTAAGGGTATAAACTTTGAAG TGCAAGCTTTAATTGGCATAAAAGCTTCTCTTGTGGATCCTCATGGTGTTCTAGAGAACTGGGATAGGGATGCAGTTGATCCTTGTAGCTGGAATATGGTCATGTGCTCCCCAGAAAACCTTGTCATTAGTCT GGGCATTCCCAGTCAAGGTTTATCTGGTATTCTATCTCCAAGCATAGGAAACCTCACAAATCTTCAGACTGT AGGGCTACAGAATAACAACATAAATGGCCCAATCCCTTCAAAGTTGGGAAAACTTTCCAAGCTTCAAACTCTTGATCTCTCTGATAATTTCTTCAGTGGGGAAATTCCTCCATCTCTGGGTCATCTGAGAAGCCTCCAGTACTT GCGGCTCAACAATAACAGTTTTACTGGGGAATGCCCAGAGTCACTGGCTAACATGACAGAGCTAGCTTTTCT GGACCTGTCCTTCAACAATCTGAGTGGCCCTGTTCCTAGAATTTTGGCCAAATCATTCAG TATTGTTGGAAATCCCCTTGTCTGTGCTACAGGAAAAGAAGCACACTGCCCTGGGATGACACCCATGCCTATGTCCATGAATTTAAACAGCACTGAGG ATGCTGCTATACAATCTGGCAGACCAAAAACTCACAAAATGGCCATCGCCTTTGGTTCGAGTCTGGGGTTCCTCTGCTTGATAGTTCTTGGTTTTGTACTTGTTCTGTGGAGGAGGCACAAGAATAATCAACAAGCATTCTTTGATGTTAAAG ACCGGCATCATGAAGAAGTCTACCTAGGAAACTTGAAGAGGTTCATATTAAGAGAACTCCAGATTGCCACTAACAACTTCAGCAACAAACAAATCCTGGGAAAGGGTGGTTTTGGAAATGTCTACAAAGGAGTTCTCTCAGATGGAACTTTTGTAGCTGTCAAGAGGCTTAAAGATGGCAGTGCCATTGGGGGAGAGATACAATTTCAGACCGAAGTCGAAATGATCAGCTTGGCAGTGCACCGGAATCTCCTGAAACTGTATGGGTTTTGTGTGACACCAACAGAAAGGCTTCTGGTTTACCCTTACATGTCCAATGGCAGTGTTGATTCTCGTCTCAAGGGTGAGCTAAATT GTAAACCTGTCTTGGACTGGAGGACTAGGAAGCAAATTGCCTTAGGAGCAGCAAGGGGATTGTTATACCTTCATGAGCAGTGTGATCCAAAGATAATCCATAGAGATGTGAAAGCTGCAAATATATTGCTTGATGATTATTGTGAGGCAGTTGTTGGAGATTTTGGGTTGGCAAAGCTTTTAGATCACAAAGATTCACATGTCACAACTGCTGTAAGGGGCACTGTGGGGCACATTGCACCAGAATATCTCTCCACAGGACAGTCTTCTGAAAAGACTGATGTCTTCGGATTTGGCATTTTGCTTCTTGAATTGGTCACTGGCCACAGAGCTCTAGAATTTGGGAAGGTAGCATACCAAAAAGGAGCCATGCTTGATTGG GTAAAGAAAATTCATCAGGAGAAGCAACTTGAGTTGCTTATTGACAAGGATCTGAAGAACAACTATGACAGGATTGAGCTGGAGGAAATGGTTCAAGTGGCACTCTTGTGCACACAATATCTTCCAGGGCACAGACCCAAAATGTCTGAAGTTGTACGCATGCTTGAAGGTGATGGGCTAGTAGATAAATGGGAAGCATCACAAAATGCTGACACAACTAAGTGCAAACCACATGAGCTCTCTGCATCAAATAGATATTCTGATCTTACTGATGACTCTTCATTTTTAGTCCAGGCCATGGAGCTCTCAGGTCCAAGGTGA
- the LOC130737616 gene encoding protein NSP-INTERACTING KINASE 1-like isoform X4: MEMPRGEVALCFVTLFFLFWSSAIAVLSPKGINFEVQALIGIKASLVDPHGVLENWDRDAVDPCSWNMVMCSPENLVISLGIPSQGLSGILSPSIGNLTNLQTVGLQNNNINGPIPSKLGKLSKLQTLDLSDNFFSGEIPPSLGHLRSLQYLDLSFNNLSGPVPRILAKSFSIVGNPLVCATGKEAHCPGMTPMPMSMNLNSTEDAAIQSGRPKTHKMAIAFGSSLGFLCLIVLGFVLVLWRRHKNNQQAFFDVKDRHHEEVYLGNLKRFILRELQIATNNFSNKQILGKGGFGNVYKGVLSDGTFVAVKRLKDGSAIGGEIQFQTEVEMISLAVHRNLLKLYGFCVTPTERLLVYPYMSNGSVDSRLKGKPVLDWRTRKQIALGAARGLLYLHEQCDPKIIHRDVKAANILLDDYCEAVVGDFGLAKLLDHKDSHVTTAVRGTVGHIAPEYLSTGQSSEKTDVFGFGILLLELVTGHRALEFGKVAYQKGAMLDWVKKIHQEKQLELLIDKDLKNNYDRIELEEMVQVALLCTQYLPGHRPKMSEVVRMLEGDGLVDKWEASQNADTTKCKPHELSASNRYSDLTDDSSFLVQAMELSGPR; encoded by the exons ATGGAGATGCCAAGAGGAGAAGTTGCTCTATGTTTTGTGACATTGTTCTTCTTGTTTTGGAGCTCTGCAATTGCTGTGCTCTCTCCTAAGGGTATAAACTTTGAAG TGCAAGCTTTAATTGGCATAAAAGCTTCTCTTGTGGATCCTCATGGTGTTCTAGAGAACTGGGATAGGGATGCAGTTGATCCTTGTAGCTGGAATATGGTCATGTGCTCCCCAGAAAACCTTGTCATTAGTCT GGGCATTCCCAGTCAAGGTTTATCTGGTATTCTATCTCCAAGCATAGGAAACCTCACAAATCTTCAGACTGT AGGGCTACAGAATAACAACATAAATGGCCCAATCCCTTCAAAGTTGGGAAAACTTTCCAAGCTTCAAACTCTTGATCTCTCTGATAATTTCTTCAGTGGGGAAATTCCTCCATCTCTGGGTCATCTGAGAAGCCTCCAGTACTT GGACCTGTCCTTCAACAATCTGAGTGGCCCTGTTCCTAGAATTTTGGCCAAATCATTCAG TATTGTTGGAAATCCCCTTGTCTGTGCTACAGGAAAAGAAGCACACTGCCCTGGGATGACACCCATGCCTATGTCCATGAATTTAAACAGCACTGAGG ATGCTGCTATACAATCTGGCAGACCAAAAACTCACAAAATGGCCATCGCCTTTGGTTCGAGTCTGGGGTTCCTCTGCTTGATAGTTCTTGGTTTTGTACTTGTTCTGTGGAGGAGGCACAAGAATAATCAACAAGCATTCTTTGATGTTAAAG ACCGGCATCATGAAGAAGTCTACCTAGGAAACTTGAAGAGGTTCATATTAAGAGAACTCCAGATTGCCACTAACAACTTCAGCAACAAACAAATCCTGGGAAAGGGTGGTTTTGGAAATGTCTACAAAGGAGTTCTCTCAGATGGAACTTTTGTAGCTGTCAAGAGGCTTAAAGATGGCAGTGCCATTGGGGGAGAGATACAATTTCAGACCGAAGTCGAAATGATCAGCTTGGCAGTGCACCGGAATCTCCTGAAACTGTATGGGTTTTGTGTGACACCAACAGAAAGGCTTCTGGTTTACCCTTACATGTCCAATGGCAGTGTTGATTCTCGTCTCAAGG GTAAACCTGTCTTGGACTGGAGGACTAGGAAGCAAATTGCCTTAGGAGCAGCAAGGGGATTGTTATACCTTCATGAGCAGTGTGATCCAAAGATAATCCATAGAGATGTGAAAGCTGCAAATATATTGCTTGATGATTATTGTGAGGCAGTTGTTGGAGATTTTGGGTTGGCAAAGCTTTTAGATCACAAAGATTCACATGTCACAACTGCTGTAAGGGGCACTGTGGGGCACATTGCACCAGAATATCTCTCCACAGGACAGTCTTCTGAAAAGACTGATGTCTTCGGATTTGGCATTTTGCTTCTTGAATTGGTCACTGGCCACAGAGCTCTAGAATTTGGGAAGGTAGCATACCAAAAAGGAGCCATGCTTGATTGG GTAAAGAAAATTCATCAGGAGAAGCAACTTGAGTTGCTTATTGACAAGGATCTGAAGAACAACTATGACAGGATTGAGCTGGAGGAAATGGTTCAAGTGGCACTCTTGTGCACACAATATCTTCCAGGGCACAGACCCAAAATGTCTGAAGTTGTACGCATGCTTGAAGGTGATGGGCTAGTAGATAAATGGGAAGCATCACAAAATGCTGACACAACTAAGTGCAAACCACATGAGCTCTCTGCATCAAATAGATATTCTGATCTTACTGATGACTCTTCATTTTTAGTCCAGGCCATGGAGCTCTCAGGTCCAAGGTGA
- the LOC130737616 gene encoding protein NSP-INTERACTING KINASE 1-like isoform X2: MEMPRGEVALCFVTLFFLFWSSAIAVLSPKGINFEVQALIGIKASLVDPHGVLENWDRDAVDPCSWNMVMCSPENLVISLGIPSQGLSGILSPSIGNLTNLQTVGLQNNNINGPIPSKLGKLSKLQTLDLSDNFFSGEIPPSLGHLRSLQYLRLNNNSFTGECPESLANMTELAFLDLSFNNLSGPVPRILAKSFSIVGNPLVCATGKEAHCPGMTPMPMSMNLNSTEDAAIQSGRPKTHKMAIAFGSSLGFLCLIVLGFVLVLWRRHKNNQQAFFDVKDRHHEEVYLGNLKRFILRELQIATNNFSNKQILGKGGFGNVYKGVLSDGTFVAVKRLKDGSAIGGEIQFQTEVEMISLAVHRNLLKLYGFCVTPTERLLVYPYMSNGSVDSRLKGKPVLDWRTRKQIALGAARGLLYLHEQCDPKIIHRDVKAANILLDDYCEAVVGDFGLAKLLDHKDSHVTTAVRGTVGHIAPEYLSTGQSSEKTDVFGFGILLLELVTGHRALEFGKVAYQKGAMLDWVKKIHQEKQLELLIDKDLKNNYDRIELEEMVQVALLCTQYLPGHRPKMSEVVRMLEGDGLVDKWEASQNADTTKCKPHELSASNRYSDLTDDSSFLVQAMELSGPR, from the exons ATGGAGATGCCAAGAGGAGAAGTTGCTCTATGTTTTGTGACATTGTTCTTCTTGTTTTGGAGCTCTGCAATTGCTGTGCTCTCTCCTAAGGGTATAAACTTTGAAG TGCAAGCTTTAATTGGCATAAAAGCTTCTCTTGTGGATCCTCATGGTGTTCTAGAGAACTGGGATAGGGATGCAGTTGATCCTTGTAGCTGGAATATGGTCATGTGCTCCCCAGAAAACCTTGTCATTAGTCT GGGCATTCCCAGTCAAGGTTTATCTGGTATTCTATCTCCAAGCATAGGAAACCTCACAAATCTTCAGACTGT AGGGCTACAGAATAACAACATAAATGGCCCAATCCCTTCAAAGTTGGGAAAACTTTCCAAGCTTCAAACTCTTGATCTCTCTGATAATTTCTTCAGTGGGGAAATTCCTCCATCTCTGGGTCATCTGAGAAGCCTCCAGTACTT GCGGCTCAACAATAACAGTTTTACTGGGGAATGCCCAGAGTCACTGGCTAACATGACAGAGCTAGCTTTTCT GGACCTGTCCTTCAACAATCTGAGTGGCCCTGTTCCTAGAATTTTGGCCAAATCATTCAG TATTGTTGGAAATCCCCTTGTCTGTGCTACAGGAAAAGAAGCACACTGCCCTGGGATGACACCCATGCCTATGTCCATGAATTTAAACAGCACTGAGG ATGCTGCTATACAATCTGGCAGACCAAAAACTCACAAAATGGCCATCGCCTTTGGTTCGAGTCTGGGGTTCCTCTGCTTGATAGTTCTTGGTTTTGTACTTGTTCTGTGGAGGAGGCACAAGAATAATCAACAAGCATTCTTTGATGTTAAAG ACCGGCATCATGAAGAAGTCTACCTAGGAAACTTGAAGAGGTTCATATTAAGAGAACTCCAGATTGCCACTAACAACTTCAGCAACAAACAAATCCTGGGAAAGGGTGGTTTTGGAAATGTCTACAAAGGAGTTCTCTCAGATGGAACTTTTGTAGCTGTCAAGAGGCTTAAAGATGGCAGTGCCATTGGGGGAGAGATACAATTTCAGACCGAAGTCGAAATGATCAGCTTGGCAGTGCACCGGAATCTCCTGAAACTGTATGGGTTTTGTGTGACACCAACAGAAAGGCTTCTGGTTTACCCTTACATGTCCAATGGCAGTGTTGATTCTCGTCTCAAGG GTAAACCTGTCTTGGACTGGAGGACTAGGAAGCAAATTGCCTTAGGAGCAGCAAGGGGATTGTTATACCTTCATGAGCAGTGTGATCCAAAGATAATCCATAGAGATGTGAAAGCTGCAAATATATTGCTTGATGATTATTGTGAGGCAGTTGTTGGAGATTTTGGGTTGGCAAAGCTTTTAGATCACAAAGATTCACATGTCACAACTGCTGTAAGGGGCACTGTGGGGCACATTGCACCAGAATATCTCTCCACAGGACAGTCTTCTGAAAAGACTGATGTCTTCGGATTTGGCATTTTGCTTCTTGAATTGGTCACTGGCCACAGAGCTCTAGAATTTGGGAAGGTAGCATACCAAAAAGGAGCCATGCTTGATTGG GTAAAGAAAATTCATCAGGAGAAGCAACTTGAGTTGCTTATTGACAAGGATCTGAAGAACAACTATGACAGGATTGAGCTGGAGGAAATGGTTCAAGTGGCACTCTTGTGCACACAATATCTTCCAGGGCACAGACCCAAAATGTCTGAAGTTGTACGCATGCTTGAAGGTGATGGGCTAGTAGATAAATGGGAAGCATCACAAAATGCTGACACAACTAAGTGCAAACCACATGAGCTCTCTGCATCAAATAGATATTCTGATCTTACTGATGACTCTTCATTTTTAGTCCAGGCCATGGAGCTCTCAGGTCCAAGGTGA